From a region of the Myroides sp. JBRI-B21084 genome:
- a CDS encoding lysophospholipid acyltransferase family protein, with the protein MNLFKNAVWFLWKTWFYLIILVVILVLSPFLIVSLSSDKFYRYFFKLARIWAYAVFYGTGFRKTIVTKQNFNPDRSYMLTANHTSMMDIMLMLILVKNPFVFVGKQELAKLPIFGYFYKKACILVDRSSAVSRQQTMVAAAERLSKGLSVCIFPEGGVPNEESIILDDFKDGAFRLAIDFEIPVVPMTFVGLKKMFPFRFFAGHPGNVLIYQHPFVATQNLTQRDKPDLKNQVRELILQPLLKHS; encoded by the coding sequence ATGAATCTTTTTAAGAATGCCGTTTGGTTTTTATGGAAAACGTGGTTTTACCTTATTATTTTAGTGGTAATTTTGGTGCTGTCACCTTTTTTAATTGTTTCATTATCAAGTGATAAATTTTACCGATACTTTTTTAAATTGGCTCGTATTTGGGCTTATGCAGTGTTTTACGGTACCGGTTTTAGAAAAACCATAGTAACAAAACAAAATTTTAACCCCGATAGAAGTTATATGCTTACAGCTAACCATACATCGATGATGGATATAATGCTAATGCTTATTTTGGTTAAAAACCCGTTTGTTTTTGTAGGAAAGCAAGAATTGGCTAAACTACCCATTTTTGGATATTTTTATAAAAAAGCCTGTATTTTAGTTGATAGATCTAGTGCAGTAAGCAGACAACAAACTATGGTTGCGGCTGCCGAAAGGCTTTCTAAAGGGTTAAGTGTTTGTATTTTTCCTGAAGGTGGTGTGCCTAACGAAGAATCAATAATTTTAGATGATTTTAAAGACGGTGCTTTTCGTTTGGCTATTGATTTTGAAATTCCGGTGGTGCCCATGACGTTTGTTGGACTAAAAAAAATGTTTCCCTTTCGGTTTTTTGCTGGCCACCCGGGTAATGTGTTGATTTATCAACACCCTTTTGTTGCTACGCAAAATTTAACGCAACGCGATAAACCCGACCTAAAAAACCAAGTACGCGAGTTGATTTTACAACCGTTGTTGAAGCATAGTTAG
- the recA gene encoding recombinase RecA produces MSADKEAKLKALQLTLDKLDKTYGKGTVMKLGDSAVEEVEAISSGSLGLDLALGVMGYPRGRIIEIYGPESSGKTTLTLHAIAEAQKAGGIAAFIDAEHAFDRFYAEKLGVDIDNLIISQPDNGEQALEIAENLIRSGAIDLVVIDSVAALTPKSEIEGEMGDSKMGLHARLMSQALRKLTATISKTNCTVFFINQLREKIGVMFGNPETTTGGNALKFYASVRLDIRKSTQIKDGEHVMGNRTKVKIIKNKVAPPFRTAEFDIMYGEGISKTGEILDLAVDFEIVKKSGSWFSYGDTKLGQGRDAVKGLIKDNPELQEELEDRIKQHIKEQQNA; encoded by the coding sequence ATGAGTGCAGATAAAGAAGCAAAATTAAAAGCATTACAGCTTACATTAGATAAATTAGACAAAACCTACGGCAAAGGAACCGTAATGAAATTAGGTGATAGCGCAGTTGAAGAAGTTGAAGCAATATCATCAGGTTCATTAGGTTTAGATTTAGCTTTAGGGGTTATGGGATACCCACGTGGAAGAATAATAGAAATTTACGGACCTGAATCGTCTGGTAAAACAACCTTAACTTTACACGCTATAGCCGAAGCTCAAAAAGCCGGTGGAATTGCCGCTTTTATTGATGCTGAACACGCTTTTGACCGTTTTTATGCAGAGAAATTAGGCGTTGATATTGATAATTTAATTATATCGCAACCTGATAATGGAGAGCAAGCTTTAGAAATTGCCGAAAACTTAATACGCTCGGGCGCCATTGATTTAGTAGTAATTGACTCAGTTGCTGCATTAACACCAAAAAGTGAAATTGAAGGTGAAATGGGCGATTCTAAAATGGGGTTACATGCCCGCTTAATGTCGCAAGCATTGCGTAAGTTAACCGCAACCATTTCAAAAACAAACTGTACCGTTTTCTTTATCAACCAATTACGTGAAAAAATTGGAGTAATGTTTGGTAATCCCGAAACTACAACAGGTGGTAACGCATTGAAATTTTACGCATCGGTTCGTTTAGACATTCGTAAATCAACCCAAATTAAAGACGGCGAACACGTTATGGGTAACCGTACCAAAGTAAAAATCATTAAAAACAAAGTTGCGCCACCTTTCCGTACTGCCGAGTTTGATATTATGTACGGTGAAGGAATTTCTAAAACGGGCGAAATTTTAGATTTAGCTGTTGATTTTGAAATTGTAAAAAAATCAGGCTCGTGGTTTAGTTATGGCGATACAAAATTAGGCCAAGGTCGTGATGCTGTTAAAGGTTTAATTAAAGATAATCCTGAATTGCAAGAAGAATTAGAAGATCGTATTAAACAACATATTAAAGAGCAACAAAATGCTTAA
- the pnuC gene encoding nicotinamide riboside transporter PnuC, with translation MMQEILSKTTWIEWLGVFFAMVQVLLAQKNNIHNYLFGIAGILLAMYVKFHAKLYAEFTLDFYYLIMSIYGWLFWKFGKQQTETPISFTTKAEKYKAAAIVVIAFGIFYVFLTNYTDSDVPLLDSAVTAFAWAGMWLMAKRKIENWVLLNISNFIAVPLLIHKELYLYAALTAFLFIVAIFGYLNWHKILKQQKNA, from the coding sequence ATGATGCAGGAAATTTTAAGTAAAACCACTTGGATTGAATGGCTAGGTGTGTTTTTTGCAATGGTGCAAGTTTTATTGGCACAAAAAAACAATATTCACAATTATCTTTTTGGTATTGCTGGTATTTTACTAGCTATGTATGTTAAATTTCATGCCAAGTTGTATGCAGAATTTACGTTAGATTTTTACTACTTAATAATGAGTATTTATGGTTGGCTGTTTTGGAAATTTGGCAAACAACAAACCGAAACTCCAATTTCATTCACAACAAAAGCAGAAAAATACAAAGCAGCTGCAATTGTGGTTATAGCATTTGGTATTTTTTATGTTTTTTTAACCAATTATACCGATAGCGATGTTCCCTTGTTAGATTCGGCAGTAACCGCATTTGCTTGGGCAGGTATGTGGCTAATGGCAAAACGCAAAATAGAGAATTGGGTGTTGCTAAACATAAGTAATTTTATTGCTGTACCGCTTTTAATACATAAAGAACTTTACTTATACGCAGCTTTAACCGCCTTTTTATTTATTGTTGCCATATTTGGATACTTAAACTGGCATAAAATTTTAAAGCAGCAAAAAAATGCATAA
- a CDS encoding c-type cytochrome: MKKNLIYLSSFLLIGLVLMSFNNHSRTTYLNNQDNHFKNLKVLPKNISKDSLMGLMEGYNKALGVKCSYCHIKDKASDSIMQKEIARHMIHFTNELNAKEFAPIGKNYKNAVECATCHRGSTKPMSDTKAFMNGRKNKKK; the protein is encoded by the coding sequence ATGAAAAAAAATTTAATTTACCTAAGTAGTTTTTTGTTGATAGGTTTAGTGCTTATGTCGTTCAACAATCATTCAAGAACAACCTATTTAAACAATCAAGATAATCATTTTAAAAACTTAAAAGTTTTACCCAAAAATATTTCAAAAGATAGTTTAATGGGGTTAATGGAAGGCTACAATAAAGCTTTAGGCGTTAAATGTAGTTATTGCCATATAAAAGATAAAGCATCAGATAGCATTATGCAAAAAGAAATTGCGCGTCATATGATCCATTTTACCAACGAGCTAAACGCTAAAGAATTTGCGCCAATTGGTAAAAACTATAAAAACGCTGTAGAATGTGCAACTTGTCACCGCGGATCAACCAAACCAATGAGCGATACCAAAGCATTTATGAACGGTAGAAAAAACAAAAAAAAGTAA
- a CDS encoding SPOR domain-containing protein encodes MMIEKHISALLYRYQCVTVPGFGAFITETVSARFNETSQTFVPPKKTILFNSLLQQNDGLLANHIALEENISFNQAVALIYEQVNSWKNTLHEQQVIYLKNIGELTLNSEDKIQFEPVGSTNYLTSSFGLSAVVATAITNEQTKPTKVVSISKSKPRLQWVRYTAAAAALIGLYSSVSTYQEYELYQEKKLAVEKEVQNKIEQKLQQATFVIETPEIITQKVAEVTKEVEKKPFHIVAGAFKTEAKAQILTNELKEKGYENAKYLDPSKHNMRPVVYNSYTSLEEAQTELRLIHEKVNKDAWIFIEN; translated from the coding sequence ATGATGATCGAAAAACATATTTCCGCATTATTATACCGATACCAATGCGTAACGGTACCTGGTTTTGGTGCATTTATCACCGAAACAGTTTCGGCACGCTTTAACGAAACCAGCCAAACCTTTGTTCCACCTAAAAAAACCATATTGTTTAACAGCTTGTTACAGCAAAACGATGGTTTATTAGCCAACCATATTGCTTTAGAAGAAAACATTTCTTTTAACCAAGCAGTTGCGTTAATTTACGAACAAGTGAACAGCTGGAAAAACACTTTGCACGAGCAACAGGTTATTTACCTAAAAAACATTGGTGAATTAACTTTAAACAGCGAAGATAAAATTCAATTTGAACCAGTAGGTTCAACCAATTACCTAACATCTTCGTTTGGTTTATCTGCAGTAGTAGCAACCGCAATAACAAACGAACAAACAAAACCTACAAAAGTAGTTTCAATATCAAAATCAAAGCCGCGTTTACAATGGGTGCGTTATACAGCCGCTGCAGCCGCTTTAATTGGTTTATACAGTTCGGTTTCAACTTATCAAGAATATGAGTTGTACCAAGAAAAAAAGTTAGCAGTTGAAAAAGAAGTTCAAAATAAAATTGAACAAAAATTACAACAAGCAACTTTTGTAATTGAAACTCCTGAAATTATTACTCAAAAAGTAGCAGAAGTTACTAAGGAGGTTGAAAAAAAACCTTTTCATATTGTTGCTGGTGCTTTTAAAACCGAAGCTAAGGCTCAAATTTTAACTAATGAGTTAAAAGAAAAAGGTTACGAAAACGCTAAATATCTTGACCCTTCTAAACATAATATGCGACCAGTAGTTTACAACAGCTACACATCGCTTGAAGAAGCACAAACCGAATTGCGTTTAATTCACGAAAAAGTGAATAAAGACGCTTGGATTTTTATTGAAAATTAA
- the trpS gene encoding tryptophan--tRNA ligase — protein MAKVLTGVQSTGTPHLGNLLGAILPAIEMANNPENETFLFIADLHSATQIKDAKTLKENTYSVAATWLACGLDTNRVTFYKQSSVPQTCELTWYLSCFFPFQRLTLAHSFKDKSSYLENVNAGLFTYPMLMAADILLYDAEFVPVGKDQLQHLEITRDVAARFNNQMGETFVLPNAKISEEIMTVPGTDGEKMSKSRNNFINIFEDDKKLRKQIMAIVTDATPLEDPKNPDTCNVFAIYKLLATPEQTDQMRANYLGGNYGYGHAKQALFELICDKFKDIREKYTYYMNHLEEVDQFLTEGAAKAAVIANGTLNRVREKLGY, from the coding sequence ATGGCAAAAGTATTAACAGGAGTTCAAAGTACCGGAACCCCACACCTTGGAAATCTTTTAGGAGCTATTTTGCCTGCTATTGAAATGGCAAATAATCCTGAAAATGAAACATTTTTATTTATCGCCGATCTACATTCGGCTACACAAATTAAAGATGCTAAAACATTAAAAGAAAATACCTATAGTGTGGCTGCCACTTGGCTTGCATGTGGCCTAGATACCAACCGTGTTACGTTTTACAAACAATCTAGCGTACCGCAAACCTGCGAACTTACTTGGTACTTAAGCTGTTTTTTTCCTTTTCAACGCTTAACATTGGCGCATTCGTTTAAAGATAAGTCAAGCTATTTAGAAAACGTAAATGCCGGCTTATTTACGTACCCAATGTTAATGGCTGCAGATATTTTATTGTACGATGCCGAATTTGTACCTGTTGGTAAAGACCAATTACAGCATTTAGAAATTACACGCGATGTAGCTGCCCGTTTTAACAACCAAATGGGTGAAACGTTTGTGTTGCCTAACGCAAAAATTTCGGAAGAAATTATGACTGTTCCAGGTACCGATGGCGAAAAAATGAGTAAATCTCGTAACAACTTCATTAATATTTTTGAAGACGATAAAAAGCTACGTAAACAAATTATGGCTATTGTTACCGATGCTACTCCGTTAGAAGATCCTAAAAATCCAGATACCTGCAACGTGTTTGCTATTTACAAATTATTGGCAACGCCAGAACAAACTGATCAAATGCGTGCAAATTATTTAGGTGGAAATTATGGGTATGGACACGCAAAACAAGCGTTATTTGAATTGATTTGCGACAAGTTTAAAGATATTCGTGAAAAATACACATACTATATGAACCACTTGGAAGAAGTTGACCAGTTTTTAACCGAAGGCGCTGCAAAAGCCGCTGTTATTGCCAACGGAACATTGAACCGAGTTAGAGAGAAGTTGGGATATTAA
- the dprA gene encoding DNA-processing protein DprA: protein MHINTLTAYLKLLACDGVGVLNTRKILDTFKSVEAVFDNSKQTVFADFNLPKNIENALKNFDKHEIIQNEINFILKNNIQCVGILDDDYPSLLKECVDAPIILFYKGDLSLLNNRCLAIVGTRKISAYGNEITTQLIEHLQPYKPTIVSGMAYGVDIAAYFQARKNNLPTVGIMGTSFKKLYPSVHKKYYEDLFNNGLIITEYAGFNTLVPELFTRRNRIIAGLCSATVVVESAETGGSLSTAYFANGYAREVYAVPGKINDDFSKGCLRLIHENRAQLLYNFEHLIADLNWNTSAEPKKQAEVKKQINLNDFTDLQQTILKTLQSEALHIDELALQTQLSMPVLNAELMMLELNGIVVGLPGKMFKMK, encoded by the coding sequence ATGCACATAAATACGTTAACGGCATACTTAAAATTACTGGCTTGTGATGGAGTTGGTGTTTTAAACACGCGTAAAATTTTAGATACTTTTAAAAGCGTTGAGGCTGTTTTTGATAACAGTAAGCAAACTGTTTTTGCCGATTTTAACCTTCCTAAAAATATTGAAAACGCTTTAAAAAATTTTGATAAACACGAAATTATTCAAAACGAAATAAATTTTATTTTAAAGAACAATATTCAATGCGTTGGTATTTTAGATGATGATTACCCAAGCTTGTTAAAAGAATGTGTTGATGCACCTATTATTTTGTTCTATAAAGGCGATTTATCGCTTTTAAACAACCGTTGTTTAGCTATTGTTGGTACACGAAAAATTTCAGCCTATGGAAACGAAATAACAACGCAATTAATAGAACATTTACAGCCTTACAAGCCTACAATTGTTAGTGGCATGGCTTATGGTGTTGATATTGCGGCTTATTTTCAGGCCAGAAAAAATAATTTGCCTACGGTTGGGATAATGGGTACCAGTTTTAAAAAATTGTACCCTAGTGTGCACAAGAAATATTACGAGGATTTGTTTAATAATGGGTTAATAATAACAGAATATGCTGGTTTTAATACTTTAGTGCCTGAATTGTTCACTCGCAGAAATCGTATAATTGCTGGCTTGTGTAGCGCAACTGTAGTAGTTGAAAGTGCCGAAACAGGCGGATCGCTTTCTACGGCGTATTTTGCAAACGGTTATGCTAGAGAAGTTTATGCAGTTCCTGGAAAAATAAATGATGATTTTAGTAAAGGTTGTTTACGTTTGATTCATGAAAACCGTGCACAGTTACTTTATAATTTTGAACATTTAATTGCAGATTTAAATTGGAATACATCTGCTGAACCAAAGAAACAAGCGGAAGTTAAAAAACAAATCAACCTAAATGATTTTACCGACTTACAGCAAACTATCTTAAAAACGTTACAAAGCGAAGCCTTACATATTGATGAATTGGCTTTGCAAACACAATTATCAATGCCAGTTTTAAATGCTGAATTAATGATGTTGGAACTAAACGGAATTGTTGTGGGTTTACCCGGAAAAATGTTTAAAATGAAATAA
- the ileS gene encoding isoleucine--tRNA ligase: MSTKFTEYKGLNLPTVASEMLQYWKEQSIFEKSVTSREGNQPFVFFEGPPSANGKPGIHHVMARAIKDIFCRYKTQKGFQVKRKAGWDTHGLPVELGTEKELGITKEDIGTKISVEEYNEACKRTVMRYTDLWNDLTEKMGYWVDMNDPYITYKPKYMETVWWLLKQIYDKNLLYKGYTIQPYSPKAGTGLSSHEVNQPGSYRDVTDTTIVAQFKTIENSLPEFLKGFGQIDIMAWTTTPWTLPSNTALTVGPKIDYVLVKTFNQYTNQPINVILGKPLVAKQFAGKYFAVETEDALEDYTENDKKIPYFIVKEFKGADLVGIRYEQLLPYTLPYQNPENAFRVIAGDFVTTEDGTGIVHTAPTFGADDAKVAKEATPEVPPMLVLDDAGNPVPLVDLQGRFVSQMGDMAGKYVKNEYYNDGEAPEKSVDVEIAIRLKEENKAFKVEKYVHSYPHCWRTDKPILYYPLDSWFIKVTDVKDKMFDLNEEINWKPKATGEGRFGNWLKNANDWNLSRSRYWGIPLPIWRTEDKSEEIIIGSVEELVAQVEKAMEAGLQTLNPFNGFVVGDMSEENYNKIDLHKNVVDNITLVSSTGKPMKRETDLIDVWFDSGAMPYAQWHYPFENKAYIDNHESFPADFIAEGVDQTRGWFYTLHAIGTLVFGEKAYKNVVSNGLVLDKNGQKMSKRLGNAVDPFETLEEHGPDATRWYMISNANPWDNLKFDLEGITEVRRKFFGTLYNTYSFFALYANIDGFTYSEDEVALENRPEIDRWILSELNSLIKTVDEAYADYEPTKAARAISDFVQENLSNWYVRLCRRRFWKGEYAQDKIAAYQTLYTCLITVAKLSAPIAPFFMDKLYKDLTQATTKETFESVHLADFPTYNESVVNKSLESKMEKAQTVSSLVLSLRKKEMIKVRQPLQKVMIPVLDENQKAEIEAVADLIMAEVNVKEVELLSDASGILVKQIKPNFKALGPRFGKEMGNVAKAIQNFTQEQISEIDKNNEISLEISGNSVKLTNDDVEISSQDIEGWLVANANGITVALDITITEELRKEGIARELVNRIQNIRKDSGFEVTDKVTIKMLPNQVIQQAVEANLDYIKAETLTETLVFTDDLINGTEIEFDNVITKISVSK, encoded by the coding sequence ATGAGCACCAAATTCACAGAATATAAAGGATTAAATTTACCAACCGTAGCAAGTGAAATGTTACAGTATTGGAAAGAGCAATCTATCTTTGAAAAATCGGTAACTTCACGCGAAGGCAACCAACCGTTTGTGTTTTTTGAAGGGCCACCTTCAGCTAACGGAAAACCAGGTATTCACCACGTGATGGCTCGTGCTATTAAAGATATTTTTTGTAGATACAAAACCCAAAAAGGCTTTCAAGTAAAACGTAAAGCAGGTTGGGATACCCACGGTTTACCTGTAGAATTAGGAACCGAAAAAGAATTAGGAATTACCAAAGAAGATATTGGTACAAAAATATCGGTTGAAGAGTATAACGAGGCTTGTAAACGCACCGTAATGCGCTATACCGATTTATGGAACGATCTTACCGAAAAAATGGGGTATTGGGTTGATATGAACGATCCGTACATAACCTACAAACCAAAATACATGGAAACGGTATGGTGGTTGTTAAAACAAATTTACGATAAAAACTTATTGTACAAAGGCTACACCATACAGCCCTATTCGCCAAAAGCAGGTACAGGTTTATCATCGCACGAAGTAAACCAACCGGGTTCGTATCGTGATGTTACTGATACTACCATTGTGGCGCAATTTAAAACCATAGAAAATTCGTTACCTGAATTTTTAAAAGGTTTTGGACAAATTGATATCATGGCTTGGACAACCACTCCTTGGACATTGCCAAGTAATACCGCATTAACCGTTGGGCCAAAAATTGATTATGTGTTAGTAAAAACATTTAACCAATACACCAACCAACCTATAAATGTTATTTTAGGAAAACCCTTGGTTGCAAAACAATTCGCAGGAAAATATTTTGCTGTTGAAACTGAAGATGCTTTAGAAGATTATACAGAAAACGATAAAAAAATTCCATACTTTATTGTTAAAGAATTTAAAGGTGCCGATTTAGTAGGTATTCGTTATGAGCAGTTATTGCCGTACACGTTGCCTTATCAAAACCCAGAAAATGCATTCCGAGTTATTGCAGGTGATTTTGTAACAACCGAAGACGGTACAGGTATTGTTCATACTGCGCCAACTTTTGGTGCCGATGACGCTAAAGTTGCCAAAGAAGCAACGCCAGAAGTACCGCCAATGTTGGTGTTAGATGATGCTGGTAACCCAGTTCCGTTAGTAGATTTACAAGGGCGTTTTGTATCGCAAATGGGCGATATGGCCGGTAAATATGTTAAAAACGAATATTATAACGATGGCGAAGCTCCTGAAAAATCAGTCGATGTTGAAATAGCTATTCGTTTAAAAGAAGAAAATAAAGCCTTTAAGGTAGAAAAATATGTACACAGTTATCCACATTGTTGGCGTACCGATAAACCAATTTTATACTATCCGTTAGATTCTTGGTTCATCAAGGTTACCGATGTAAAAGATAAAATGTTCGATTTAAACGAAGAAATCAACTGGAAACCTAAAGCAACAGGCGAAGGGCGTTTTGGTAATTGGTTAAAAAACGCAAACGATTGGAACTTATCTCGTTCACGTTACTGGGGTATTCCATTACCTATTTGGCGTACTGAAGATAAATCTGAAGAAATAATAATAGGTTCGGTTGAAGAATTAGTAGCTCAAGTTGAAAAAGCAATGGAAGCGGGGCTTCAAACCTTAAATCCATTTAATGGCTTTGTTGTAGGCGATATGAGCGAGGAAAACTATAATAAAATCGACTTACATAAAAACGTGGTTGATAATATTACCTTAGTTTCATCAACAGGTAAACCTATGAAGCGTGAAACCGATTTAATTGATGTTTGGTTTGATTCTGGGGCGATGCCTTACGCTCAATGGCATTATCCTTTTGAAAATAAAGCATATATTGATAATCACGAATCATTTCCAGCCGATTTTATTGCCGAAGGAGTAGACCAAACACGTGGTTGGTTTTATACCTTACATGCAATAGGAACCTTAGTTTTTGGCGAAAAAGCTTATAAAAATGTAGTTTCTAATGGTTTAGTACTTGATAAAAATGGTCAAAAAATGTCTAAGCGTTTAGGTAACGCTGTAGATCCTTTTGAAACATTAGAAGAACATGGACCTGATGCTACGCGTTGGTATATGATTTCTAATGCCAATCCATGGGATAACTTAAAGTTTGATTTAGAAGGGATTACCGAGGTGCGTCGTAAGTTTTTTGGTACCTTGTACAACACCTATTCGTTCTTTGCTTTATACGCAAATATCGACGGTTTTACCTATAGCGAAGATGAGGTTGCTTTAGAGAATAGACCAGAAATAGACCGTTGGATTTTATCGGAATTAAACAGTTTAATAAAAACGGTAGACGAAGCTTATGCCGATTACGAACCAACAAAAGCTGCACGTGCAATATCAGATTTTGTTCAAGAAAACCTAAGTAATTGGTATGTGCGCTTGTGTAGAAGACGTTTTTGGAAAGGCGAATACGCACAAGATAAAATTGCTGCTTACCAAACTTTATACACTTGTTTAATTACAGTTGCAAAATTATCGGCACCAATTGCACCATTTTTTATGGATAAACTTTACAAAGATTTAACCCAAGCTACAACTAAGGAAACATTTGAATCTGTACATTTGGCCGACTTTCCAACGTACAACGAATCGGTTGTTAATAAGTCGTTAGAAAGTAAAATGGAAAAAGCGCAAACCGTATCATCTTTAGTGTTATCATTGCGTAAGAAAGAAATGATAAAAGTACGCCAACCATTACAAAAGGTGATGATTCCTGTTTTAGACGAAAATCAAAAGGCAGAAATTGAAGCAGTTGCCGATTTAATTATGGCCGAAGTAAACGTAAAAGAAGTAGAATTGTTAAGCGATGCCTCTGGAATTTTGGTAAAACAAATAAAACCAAATTTTAAAGCACTTGGTCCACGTTTTGGAAAAGAAATGGGGAATGTGGCAAAAGCAATTCAAAATTTTACACAAGAACAGATCAGCGAGATAGACAAAAACAACGAGATTTCTTTGGAAATATCAGGAAATAGTGTTAAATTGACTAACGATGATGTGGAAATTTCATCGCAAGATATCGAAGGTTGGTTGGTTGCTAACGCAAACGGAATTACAGTAGCTTTAGACATAACCATTACAGAAGAATTACGCAAAGAAGGAATTGCACGTGAATTAGTAAACAGAATACAAAATATACGTAAAGATTCAGGTTTTGAAGTAACCGATAAAGTAACAATAAAAATGTTGCCAAATCAAGTAATACAACAAGCTGTTGAAGCAAATTTAGACTATATTAAGGCCGAAACATTAACCGAAACGCTTGTTTTTACTGATGATTTAATAAATGGCACAGAAATTGAATTTGATAATGTGATAACCAAAATTAGTGTTTCAAAATAA
- a CDS encoding L,D-transpeptidase, with the protein MKKIIVLLLLALFFSRCKKEYEIEKMERDTDSEVYDHNLENVIDSVEIKKNDSIQLAKSDSIEVAKKVALELSKKSKKFSVFKGDAFSYWPIKNSDSLRKLFYNTFTKEQQYTIAALNRIDTDHIKKRDTLIVPNTFKSAFIDYSPFPRTLDNLMNVPKIIIFSYPIQAYGVYENGNLVKWGPTNMGKKASQTPRGLFFTNWKGRKVRSTVDDEWILNWNFNISNKGGVGWHQYALPGYPASHSCLRLLDADAQWLYNWADQWVITEDKKAVKVKGTPVIVYGDYNFGSKGIWHQLVVNPSITNLSKNDLEELVEPHLTEIYKQQTIREEYNKTKPTNKTKEDSLKIVKDTVK; encoded by the coding sequence ATGAAAAAAATTATTGTTTTATTGTTGCTTGCCTTGTTTTTTTCTAGGTGCAAAAAAGAATATGAAATTGAAAAGATGGAACGTGATACCGACTCAGAGGTTTACGACCATAATTTAGAAAATGTAATTGATTCTGTTGAAATTAAAAAGAACGATTCCATTCAATTAGCAAAAAGCGATTCAATAGAAGTCGCTAAAAAAGTTGCTTTAGAATTAAGTAAAAAATCAAAAAAATTTAGTGTTTTTAAAGGCGATGCATTTAGTTATTGGCCTATAAAAAACAGTGATTCGTTGCGTAAATTGTTTTATAACACCTTTACCAAAGAACAGCAATATACCATTGCTGCGCTAAACCGTATTGATACCGATCACATAAAAAAGCGCGATACGTTAATTGTACCCAATACTTTTAAATCGGCTTTTATAGATTATTCGCCTTTTCCACGTACGTTAGATAATTTAATGAATGTACCTAAAATAATTATTTTTTCGTACCCAATACAAGCATATGGAGTTTACGAAAATGGGAATTTAGTAAAATGGGGACCTACAAACATGGGTAAAAAAGCATCGCAAACTCCCCGAGGGTTATTCTTTACCAATTGGAAAGGTAGAAAAGTACGCAGTACGGTTGATGATGAATGGATTTTAAATTGGAATTTTAATATAAGTAATAAAGGTGGTGTTGGTTGGCATCAGTACGCTTTACCTGGTTACCCCGCATCGCATTCATGTTTACGTTTATTAGATGCCGATGCGCAATGGTTGTATAATTGGGCCGATCAATGGGTGATTACTGAAGATAAAAAAGCAGTTAAAGTAAAAGGTACACCTGTAATTGTTTATGGCGATTATAATTTTGGTAGCAAAGGTATTTGGCATCAGCTAGTTGTAAATCCTTCTATTACTAATTTGTCTAAAAACGATTTAGAGGAACTTGTTGAACCGCATTTAACCGAAATTTACAAACAACAAACCATTCGCGAAGAGTACAATAAAACAAAACCTACAAATAAAACGAAGGAAGATAGTTTAAAAATTGTGAAGGATACAGTAAAGTAG
- a CDS encoding acyl-CoA thioesterase, which produces MQPKTPNDSITILTDIVLPGETNPLNNLFGGELLARMDRAASITARRHSRRICVTASVNNVAFNKSIPLGSVVTVEAKVSRTFRSSMEIFLDVWIEDRESGNRQKANEAIYTFVAVDEMGTPVEVPALIPETEEEKSRFDAALRRKQLSLVLAGKMLPSEATELKALFT; this is translated from the coding sequence ATGCAACCTAAAACCCCAAACGATTCTATTACTATTTTAACAGATATTGTTTTACCAGGCGAAACAAACCCTTTAAACAACCTTTTTGGTGGTGAATTATTAGCCCGTATGGATCGCGCAGCAAGTATTACTGCTCGCCGACATTCACGCAGAATTTGCGTAACAGCATCGGTAAACAACGTTGCTTTTAACAAAAGTATTCCTTTAGGAAGTGTGGTTACCGTAGAAGCTAAAGTTTCTAGAACTTTTAGAAGTTCAATGGAGATATTTTTAGATGTTTGGATTGAAGATCGCGAATCGGGTAACCGACAAAAAGCGAACGAAGCCATTTATACTTTTGTTGCTGTTGATGAAATGGGTACACCTGTTGAAGTTCCTGCTCTTATTCCTGAAACAGAAGAAGAAAAAAGCCGTTTTGATGCTGCGCTTCGCCGCAAACAACTAAGCTTGGTTTTAGCAGGTAAAATGTTACCTAGTGAAGCTACCGAACTTAAAGCTTTATTTACATAA